Proteins encoded together in one Maricaulis maris window:
- the fliN gene encoding flagellar motor switch protein FliN — MMDEEEKSAADLAPVFDVPVNISAVLGKAHIDVNSLLKLTSGSVVELDRKIGEAIDIFVNNRLVARGEVVVVDDRLGVTMTEIIKDGDAG, encoded by the coding sequence ATGATGGACGAGGAAGAAAAGAGCGCCGCAGACCTGGCGCCGGTCTTCGACGTCCCCGTCAATATCTCGGCGGTCCTTGGCAAGGCCCATATCGATGTGAATTCGCTTCTGAAGCTGACCTCCGGGTCGGTGGTCGAACTCGACCGCAAGATTGGCGAAGCAATCGACATCTTCGTGAACAACCGGCTCGTCGCGCGCGGCGAAGTCGTGGTGGTCGACGACCGGCTGGGCGTGACCATGACGGAAATCATCAAGGACGGGGACGCGGGCTAA